A DNA window from Labrus mixtus chromosome 4, fLabMix1.1, whole genome shotgun sequence contains the following coding sequences:
- the kcnc1b gene encoding potassium voltage-gated channel subfamily C member 1b isoform X1 — protein MGLSDDKDRIVINVGGIRHQTYRSTLRTLPGTRLSWLAEPDAPNHFDYDAKIEEFFFDRHPGVFAHILNYYRTGKLHCPADVCGPLYEEELAFWGIDETDVEPCCWMTYRQHREAEEALDSFGGGGLLDLANEDPEPEPEHAEDDVDEMTRRLAHGDTHDARSGSLWSRWQKHVWALFEDPYSSKYARWVALASLFFIVVSITTFCLETHEAFNPIINRTELEWVDNVTIEHTYQETETAAYLTYIEGVCVVWFTFEFLMRITFCPNKFDFIRNALNIIDFVAILPFYLEVGLSGLSSKAAKDVLGFLRVVRFVRILRIFKLTRHFVGLRVLGHTLRASTNEFLLLIIFLALGVLIFATMIYYAERIGANPNDPRASDHTHFKNIPIGFWWAVVTMTTLGYGDMYPQTTSGMLVGALCALAGVLTIAMPVPVIVNNFGMYYSLAMAKQKLPKKKNRHIPRAPQPGSPNFCKSSISSQPQSPIAHDDVFEIKFQAPTLQLVDDSDSKLNGEAANAALANEDCPHIDQAISPEEIFSPSERERPCFLVTTAERPNHTGGRVRRGYEKPWSLNSMSGMSGDASGVSSVSALPCSPPCLMQHSHSPIPSIM, from the exons ATGGGCCTGAGCGACGACAAGGATCGCATTGTGATAAACGTGGGAGGGATCAGACATCAGACATACCGCAGCACCCTGCGCACCCTACCTGGCACACGCTTGTCCTGGCTGGCCGAGCCTGATGCCCCCAACCACTTTGACTATGATGCTAAGATCGAGGAGTTCTTTTTTGACCGCCATCCTGGCGTTTTTGCACACATCCTTAATTATTACAGGACAGGTAAGCTGCATTGCCCGGCCGATGTCTGCGGGCCTTTGTACGAGGAGGAGCTGGCCTTCTGGGGTATCGATGAGACAGACGTGGAGCCATGCTGCTGGATGACCTATCGCCAGCACCGGGAGGCAGAGGAGGCCCTTGATAGTTTCGGCGGGGGGGGCTTGTTAGACCTGGCGAATGAGGATCCGGAGCCAGAGCCGGAGCATGCTGAGGATGATGTGGATGAGATGACAAGGCGGCTGGCGCATGGAGACACACATGACGCCAGGAGCGGAAGCCTGTGGAGCCGGTGGCAGAAACATGTTTGGGCTCTGTTTGAGGACCCTTACTCCTCTAAATATGCAAGG TGGGTGGCTTTGGCCTCGCTCTTCTTCATTGTGGTGTCAATCACGACGTTCTGTCTGGAGACCCATGAGGCCTTCAACCCTATTATCAACCGTACTGAGCTTGAGTGGGTGGACAATGTCACAATAGAGCACACCTACCAGGAGACTGAGACTGCGGCCTACCTCACTTACATCGAAGGAGTTTGTGTGGTTTGGTTCACTTTTGAATTTCTAATGCGAATAACTTTCTGCCCAAATAAATTTGACTTCATACGGAATGCCCTAAACATCATCGACTTCGTGGCCATACTGCCCTTCTACCTGGAGGTCGGCCTGAGCGGCCTCTCGTCCAAGGCAGCTAAAGATGTACTTGGTTTCCTGAGAGTTGTCCGCTTTGTGCGAATCCTGCGTATCTTCAAGCTGACCCGTCACTTTGTGGGTCTGAGGGTGTTGGGCCACACCTTGAGGGCCAGCACCAATGAGTTCCTGctcctcatcatcttcctcGCTCTCGGTGTCCTAATCTTTGCCACTATGATCTACTACGCTGAACGGATTGGAGCTAACCCGAACGACCCTCGAGCCAGCGATCACACACACTTCAAGAACATCCCCATTGGATTCTGGTGGGCTGTGGTGACCATGACGACCCTAGGCTATGGAGACATGTACCCTCAGACGACTTCCGGCATGCTAGTTGGAGCCCTTTGCGCCTTGGCTGGTGTACTGACCATCGCCATGCCTGTCCCTGTGATTGTCAACAACTTTGGAATGTATTACTCCCTGGCCATGGCGAAACAGAAActaccaaagaaaaaaaataggcaTATCCCTCGGGCACCCCAACCAGGTTCTCCAAACTTCTGTAAGTCCAGCATCAGCTCCCAACCTCAGAGTCCCATTGCCCATGACGACGTTTTCGAGATAAAGTTTCAag ctcccacacttcAATTAGTTGATGATTCAG ATTCCAAGCTGAACGGTGAGGCAGCTAATGCAGCTCTTGCCAATGAAGATTGCCCTCACATAGACCAGGCCATATCTCCGGAGGAAATCTTCAGCCCCAGCGAGAGAGAGCGGCCCTGCTTCCTGGTCACGACTGCTGAACGCCCCAACCACACAGGGGGCAGAGTGAGGAGGG GTTATGAAAAGCCTTGGAGCCTTAACAGCATGTCTGGCATGAGCGGGGATGCCTCtggagtgtcctcagtgtccgcCCTGCCCTGCAGCCCACCCTGTCTAATGCAGCACTCACATTCTCCCATCCCATCCATTATGTAG
- the kcnc1b gene encoding potassium voltage-gated channel subfamily C member 1b isoform X2 — protein MGLSDDKDRIVINVGGIRHQTYRSTLRTLPGTRLSWLAEPDAPNHFDYDAKIEEFFFDRHPGVFAHILNYYRTGKLHCPADVCGPLYEEELAFWGIDETDVEPCCWMTYRQHREAEEALDSFGGGGLLDLANEDPEPEPEHAEDDVDEMTRRLAHGDTHDARSGSLWSRWQKHVWALFEDPYSSKYARWVALASLFFIVVSITTFCLETHEAFNPIINRTELEWVDNVTIEHTYQETETAAYLTYIEGVCVVWFTFEFLMRITFCPNKFDFIRNALNIIDFVAILPFYLEVGLSGLSSKAAKDVLGFLRVVRFVRILRIFKLTRHFVGLRVLGHTLRASTNEFLLLIIFLALGVLIFATMIYYAERIGANPNDPRASDHTHFKNIPIGFWWAVVTMTTLGYGDMYPQTTSGMLVGALCALAGVLTIAMPVPVIVNNFGMYYSLAMAKQKLPKKKNRHIPRAPQPGSPNFCKSSISSQPQSPIAHDDVFEIKFQAPTLQLVDDSDSKLNGEAANAALANEDCPHIDQAISPEEIFSPSERERPCFLVTTAERPNHTGGRVRRETQRQHRSRQPTESVCVMNHGVPTTMCMTHKDPSPT, from the exons ATGGGCCTGAGCGACGACAAGGATCGCATTGTGATAAACGTGGGAGGGATCAGACATCAGACATACCGCAGCACCCTGCGCACCCTACCTGGCACACGCTTGTCCTGGCTGGCCGAGCCTGATGCCCCCAACCACTTTGACTATGATGCTAAGATCGAGGAGTTCTTTTTTGACCGCCATCCTGGCGTTTTTGCACACATCCTTAATTATTACAGGACAGGTAAGCTGCATTGCCCGGCCGATGTCTGCGGGCCTTTGTACGAGGAGGAGCTGGCCTTCTGGGGTATCGATGAGACAGACGTGGAGCCATGCTGCTGGATGACCTATCGCCAGCACCGGGAGGCAGAGGAGGCCCTTGATAGTTTCGGCGGGGGGGGCTTGTTAGACCTGGCGAATGAGGATCCGGAGCCAGAGCCGGAGCATGCTGAGGATGATGTGGATGAGATGACAAGGCGGCTGGCGCATGGAGACACACATGACGCCAGGAGCGGAAGCCTGTGGAGCCGGTGGCAGAAACATGTTTGGGCTCTGTTTGAGGACCCTTACTCCTCTAAATATGCAAGG TGGGTGGCTTTGGCCTCGCTCTTCTTCATTGTGGTGTCAATCACGACGTTCTGTCTGGAGACCCATGAGGCCTTCAACCCTATTATCAACCGTACTGAGCTTGAGTGGGTGGACAATGTCACAATAGAGCACACCTACCAGGAGACTGAGACTGCGGCCTACCTCACTTACATCGAAGGAGTTTGTGTGGTTTGGTTCACTTTTGAATTTCTAATGCGAATAACTTTCTGCCCAAATAAATTTGACTTCATACGGAATGCCCTAAACATCATCGACTTCGTGGCCATACTGCCCTTCTACCTGGAGGTCGGCCTGAGCGGCCTCTCGTCCAAGGCAGCTAAAGATGTACTTGGTTTCCTGAGAGTTGTCCGCTTTGTGCGAATCCTGCGTATCTTCAAGCTGACCCGTCACTTTGTGGGTCTGAGGGTGTTGGGCCACACCTTGAGGGCCAGCACCAATGAGTTCCTGctcctcatcatcttcctcGCTCTCGGTGTCCTAATCTTTGCCACTATGATCTACTACGCTGAACGGATTGGAGCTAACCCGAACGACCCTCGAGCCAGCGATCACACACACTTCAAGAACATCCCCATTGGATTCTGGTGGGCTGTGGTGACCATGACGACCCTAGGCTATGGAGACATGTACCCTCAGACGACTTCCGGCATGCTAGTTGGAGCCCTTTGCGCCTTGGCTGGTGTACTGACCATCGCCATGCCTGTCCCTGTGATTGTCAACAACTTTGGAATGTATTACTCCCTGGCCATGGCGAAACAGAAActaccaaagaaaaaaaataggcaTATCCCTCGGGCACCCCAACCAGGTTCTCCAAACTTCTGTAAGTCCAGCATCAGCTCCCAACCTCAGAGTCCCATTGCCCATGACGACGTTTTCGAGATAAAGTTTCAag ctcccacacttcAATTAGTTGATGATTCAG ATTCCAAGCTGAACGGTGAGGCAGCTAATGCAGCTCTTGCCAATGAAGATTGCCCTCACATAGACCAGGCCATATCTCCGGAGGAAATCTTCAGCCCCAGCGAGAGAGAGCGGCCCTGCTTCCTGGTCACGACTGCTGAACGCCCCAACCACACAGGGGGCAGAGTGAGGAGGG
- the kcnc1b gene encoding potassium voltage-gated channel subfamily C member 1b isoform X3 → MGLSDDKDRIVINVGGIRHQTYRSTLRTLPGTRLSWLAEPDAPNHFDYDAKIEEFFFDRHPGVFAHILNYYRTGKLHCPADVCGPLYEEELAFWGIDETDVEPCCWMTYRQHREAEEALDSFGGGGLLDLANEDPEPEPEHAEDDVDEMTRRLAHGDTHDARSGSLWSRWQKHVWALFEDPYSSKYARWVALASLFFIVVSITTFCLETHEAFNPIINRTELEWVDNVTIEHTYQETETAAYLTYIEGVCVVWFTFEFLMRITFCPNKFDFIRNALNIIDFVAILPFYLEVGLSGLSSKAAKDVLGFLRVVRFVRILRIFKLTRHFVGLRVLGHTLRASTNEFLLLIIFLALGVLIFATMIYYAERIGANPNDPRASDHTHFKNIPIGFWWAVVTMTTLGYGDMYPQTTSGMLVGALCALAGVLTIAMPVPVIVNNFGMYYSLAMAKQKLPKKKNRHIPRAPQPGSPNFCKSSISSQPQSPIAHDDVFEIKFQAPTLQLVDDSDSKLNGEAANAALANEDCPHIDQAISPEEIFSPSERERPCFLVTTAERPNHTGGRVRRETQRQHRSRQPTELDELCPQSLWPHLDHR, encoded by the exons ATGGGCCTGAGCGACGACAAGGATCGCATTGTGATAAACGTGGGAGGGATCAGACATCAGACATACCGCAGCACCCTGCGCACCCTACCTGGCACACGCTTGTCCTGGCTGGCCGAGCCTGATGCCCCCAACCACTTTGACTATGATGCTAAGATCGAGGAGTTCTTTTTTGACCGCCATCCTGGCGTTTTTGCACACATCCTTAATTATTACAGGACAGGTAAGCTGCATTGCCCGGCCGATGTCTGCGGGCCTTTGTACGAGGAGGAGCTGGCCTTCTGGGGTATCGATGAGACAGACGTGGAGCCATGCTGCTGGATGACCTATCGCCAGCACCGGGAGGCAGAGGAGGCCCTTGATAGTTTCGGCGGGGGGGGCTTGTTAGACCTGGCGAATGAGGATCCGGAGCCAGAGCCGGAGCATGCTGAGGATGATGTGGATGAGATGACAAGGCGGCTGGCGCATGGAGACACACATGACGCCAGGAGCGGAAGCCTGTGGAGCCGGTGGCAGAAACATGTTTGGGCTCTGTTTGAGGACCCTTACTCCTCTAAATATGCAAGG TGGGTGGCTTTGGCCTCGCTCTTCTTCATTGTGGTGTCAATCACGACGTTCTGTCTGGAGACCCATGAGGCCTTCAACCCTATTATCAACCGTACTGAGCTTGAGTGGGTGGACAATGTCACAATAGAGCACACCTACCAGGAGACTGAGACTGCGGCCTACCTCACTTACATCGAAGGAGTTTGTGTGGTTTGGTTCACTTTTGAATTTCTAATGCGAATAACTTTCTGCCCAAATAAATTTGACTTCATACGGAATGCCCTAAACATCATCGACTTCGTGGCCATACTGCCCTTCTACCTGGAGGTCGGCCTGAGCGGCCTCTCGTCCAAGGCAGCTAAAGATGTACTTGGTTTCCTGAGAGTTGTCCGCTTTGTGCGAATCCTGCGTATCTTCAAGCTGACCCGTCACTTTGTGGGTCTGAGGGTGTTGGGCCACACCTTGAGGGCCAGCACCAATGAGTTCCTGctcctcatcatcttcctcGCTCTCGGTGTCCTAATCTTTGCCACTATGATCTACTACGCTGAACGGATTGGAGCTAACCCGAACGACCCTCGAGCCAGCGATCACACACACTTCAAGAACATCCCCATTGGATTCTGGTGGGCTGTGGTGACCATGACGACCCTAGGCTATGGAGACATGTACCCTCAGACGACTTCCGGCATGCTAGTTGGAGCCCTTTGCGCCTTGGCTGGTGTACTGACCATCGCCATGCCTGTCCCTGTGATTGTCAACAACTTTGGAATGTATTACTCCCTGGCCATGGCGAAACAGAAActaccaaagaaaaaaaataggcaTATCCCTCGGGCACCCCAACCAGGTTCTCCAAACTTCTGTAAGTCCAGCATCAGCTCCCAACCTCAGAGTCCCATTGCCCATGACGACGTTTTCGAGATAAAGTTTCAag ctcccacacttcAATTAGTTGATGATTCAG ATTCCAAGCTGAACGGTGAGGCAGCTAATGCAGCTCTTGCCAATGAAGATTGCCCTCACATAGACCAGGCCATATCTCCGGAGGAAATCTTCAGCCCCAGCGAGAGAGAGCGGCCCTGCTTCCTGGTCACGACTGCTGAACGCCCCAACCACACAGGGGGCAGAGTGAGGAGGG
- the cd81b gene encoding CD81 molecule b produces the protein MAVAGCTKCIKYMLFLFNFIFWLAGGVILGVALYLRNDSQTSNLLILQFEGHQAPGTFYISVYILIAVGAVMMLVGFLGCYGAIQESQCLLGTFFFFLVILFACEVAAAIWGFMNRDTISKELINFYDSAYIKAVDVSGSPSKDAAIKVLDAFHTTLDCCGKGDDTPLFTQVTSTLCPKKTPEDFLRSQSCHDKLIELFSDKLYVIGLAALIVAVIMIFEMIFTMVLCCGIRNSPGVY, from the exons ATGGCTGTGGCAGGATGCACGAAATGCATTaaatacatgttgtttttatttaattttattttctgg CTGGCTGGAGGCGTAATCTTGGGTGTGGCCTTGTACCTCCGCAATGACAGTCAAACCAGCAACCTCCTTATTCTGCAGTTTGAAGGCCACCAGGCACCAGGAACCTTCTATATCA GTGTGTACATACTGATAGCTGTTGGTGCTGTGATGATGCTCGTGGGCTTCCTCGGTTGTTACGGTGCCATACAGGAGTCTCAGTGCCTCTTGGGAACG ttcttcttcttcttggtgaTTCTCTTTGCTTGCGAAGTGGCCGCAGCCATCTGGGGTTTCATGAACAGGGACACG ATCTCCAAAGAACTGATCAACTTCTACGACTCCGCGTACATCAAGGCTGTGGACGTCTCAGGGTCTCCCAGTAAAGACGCAGCCATCAAGGTGCTGGATGCTTTCCACACTACG CTCGACTGCTGCGGTAAAGGAGACGACACTCCTCTCTTCACACAAGTTACCAGCACCTTGTGTCCAAAGAAGACTCCGGAAGATTTTCTGAGATCCCAG aGCTGTCATGATAAACTGATCGAGCTGTTCTCAGACAAACTCTACGTGATCGGTCTGGCTGCCTTGATTGTCGCTGTCATCATG ATCTTCGAGATGATCTTCACCATGGTGCTTTGCTGTGGGATCCGCAACAGCCCTGGAGTGTACTAG